The genomic stretch ATATCAGACGACAGCTCCACGCCGCAGGATTTGACACTCCCCTTGTTGCCGACATCCACTTCACTCCCAACGCAGCAGAACTGGCCGCACGGATTGTAGAAAAGGTCAGGGTCAACCCGGGCAACTATGCCGATAAAAAGAAATTTGCCAACATTGAATACACCCACGAGGAGTATGCGGCGGAACTGGAACGCATCCGGAAACGTTTCGCTCCCCTGGTATCCATCTGCAAGGAATACGGCACAGCCATGCGTATCGGCACCAATCACGGATCACTCTCTGATCGCATCCTAAGTCGTTACGGTGACACCCCTCAAGGAATGGTGGAATCAGCCATGGAATTCGTAAATATTTGCGAGGACATGGGATACCACAACATCGTGCTTTCCATGAAGGCCAGCAATACCCAGGTGATGGTACAGGCATACCGGTTATTGGTATCTCACATGAGGGTAACAGGAAGAAATTACCCCCTGCATCTGGGTGTGACCGAGGCGGGAGACGGTGAAGATGGCCGGATCAAGTCAGCTGTAGGCATCGGAACATTGCTTGAAGATGGACTGGGAGATACCATCCGGGTTTCCCTGACGGAAGAACCCGAGGCTGAGATTCCTGTCGCACAGGCATTGGCAGACAGGTACGCATTAAGATCCAGTCAGCCCCCTTTGCCCGAGCGCAGGGACCTGCCATACAATCCATACGAGCACAGCAAAAAAACAAGCCATGCTATCGGCTTTACAGGTGGTGAACAGGTACCGAGGATCATTATGGATTTGAGTGCCGGCAAAGACCTGCAGCCTGCCGATCTGACCCCACTGGGCTACAGGTATTCCGAGAAACTGGACAAGTGGCGGATTGATGATCAGGCCTGTGATTTCCTATACGTAGGTGATCATCCACCCTCTTTCGAACTTCCCGGAACATTGCATCTTCTGGAGAACGCAGACACCACCGGCAGTCATAACATGAAGGTTATGGATGCTACGGAAACTTCATGGCCTGCGGAACAACCATTCATGGTAAGGGTACTCACGCAGGATGTGAATGATGACTTCATTGAAAAGTTGAAAGCCCACCCAAAAGCATCGATCATCCTGAGAAGTACTCATTCCCTCATCATGGCCGACCTGAGGAATACAGTCATCGAATTCATCCGGCAGGAAGTGACAAACCCCGTGTTTGCTGAGGTCTATTACACCGAAGACGACCAGACATGGCCGTTATATGCTGCAACGGATCTGGGAGCACTTTTACTCGACGGTCTTATTGAAGGCATCTGGATACGACACCCGGAATGTTCATCTTCCCTGCTGAACCGGACCTCCTTTGGTATTCTTCAATCAACACGGACTCGCATCTCAAAAACCGAGTACATCTCGTGTCCTTCGTGCGGACGCACGCTGTTCGACCTGCAGGAAACCACAGCCCGGATCAGAGAACGTACCAGTCATCTCAAAGGTGTGAAGATCGGCATCATGGGATGTATCGTGAACGGGCCTGGAGAAATGGCTGATGCCGACTACGGATATGTAGGAACGGGTCCCGGTGTCATTACCCTATACAAAGGACAACAGGTGGTAAAACGCAACATTCCTTCAGAAGAAGCAGTGGATGCGCTCATCAATCTCATCAAAGAGCACGGCGACTGGATCGAAGCCGAGAGCCTCGCCCTGAATGCATAACGTTCCTCTTAATTCTTAACTCTGCATTCTTAAATCTTAATTAAAAAAGCCCCCCGTTTCCGGGAGGCTTTTTCTTAGGCTCACAGCGTTTACTTCCTATTCCATCAACACGAGCCGGATCGTTGATACATTTCCATTGACTGTCAGTCTGGCGAGATACACCCCTGGTATCAGTCCATGTTCATCCGGAGTGATCACCTGACGATGTTCACCTTTCTTCCGGAATCCATCTTCTACCACGGAGACGGTCTTACCAACCAGATCTACCAGTTCCAGTCTTACCCGGGCATCTTCCTTCAGGCCGTAGATCAACATGGCATTTGATCTGAACGGGTTCGGCCACGCTTTCAGGTCGGTGACCACGTTAGGAATTGTCGGACGCCCTGTGGTAATATCATCCGGAATATAGATGCTGTTGGAATCCACCATGAAGTCAAGCTCTGTGAAATCGCTGTCGTTTGCACTTACATTCACTTCATAGGTACTATCCATTGGCAGACCGGGAATATCAACCCACAGATCATAATCACCGGGTTCGATGTTAAAGAACTCGTAGCGACCTGAACCATCGGTCTTGGTGTTTCCTTTCACCATACCGGCAGGTTTGGATCTCAGGGTGATGTCCACATCCGGGATCGGATCGCCGGTGATCACATCAAAGACACCCGCTTTATTGGTACCACCTTTGACAATGGTTCCCGCCAATCTACCCTGACCATTCTGGAGAGGCACTTCCACCAGGGTAATATCCTTGGAGGTACTGTCATCGCAAGACAGTGTGAATTGCGTGGCCGTATTCCACTGGAAGGTAGAATCGTGGAACGTATTCATGGTGCGCGGATACAGAATGGTATCGGTGCGTGCATGCAGAATGTACGTTCCGGCAGGCAGGTTCGGGAAGCTATAGTTTCCTGAACCATCCGTATAGGTGGAGTCAACCGCCGGCATCACACCACCCGACATGTACTTCAGCACCTTCACCTTCAGTCCGGAAGCACCACCACCTGAATACTTCACTTGTCCGGTTAAGATCGGATCAGATCCGGTGAATGATACGGCCTGACCCATGGTAGCCGAACAACCGTTCGCATCGGTAACTGTCACATTATGGGCTCCGGGGCAAAGGTTAATAGCAGTCTGCGTTGTTTGTGCAGACGGATCATCCCACAAGAAACCGTAAGGCGTGGCGCCACCTACCGGAGTTACCATAAGGGTACCATCACAGTAGCTTTGGCAAGACGCTGGTGTCTCACTGAAGGTCATGGTGATCTCTCCTGGTTCCATAATGGACACTGTATCCACCGAACTACAACCTGAACCGTCCGTTACCGTCACGTAGTACAAACCTTTGCACAGGTTCGTAGCTGTTTGTGTCGTTTGATTACCGGTCAACGGACCCCATTGATAAGCATACGGAGTAGTTCCACCCGACGGGTTTGCGGTAGCTGTTCCGTCGCAGGCACCAAAACAAGATGCATCTGTTTTGCCAACTGTCAGTGACGGACCACCGGTTTCATTGATGATCACCACTACGCTATCCATGCAGCCATTGGCATCACTAACCATCACCAGGTAATTACCACTGGTCAGATTATTAGCTGTGGCTGTGGTTTGGGAAGCAGCATTAGCCGGCCATTGGAAGGTGTATGGAGATACGCCACCGGTGACAGATATCGTACCTGATCCGTTCGCACCACCACAAGTTGCGTTGCTGGTGGACGGGGTAAGGACGATATCCGAAGGCTCGGTGATCTCAACAGAGTCTGTTATGAAACATCCGTTGTTATCAGTTACCGTGACGTGGTACCAGCCAGCGCAAAGGGCGTTGACACTTGCAGATGTGCTGTTGCTCAGATCATCCCACAGAATCGTGTGAGGTGCGGTACCACCGGAGAAGTTAACCGTGGCTGTACCGTTGCATGATGCATGACAAAGCACATCTGTTTTGTTAATGGACGTGATCACCATTCCCGGAGGATCATTCAGGGTAATCGAATCCACCACACTACAACCGTTACTGCCGGTGACCGTCACATAGTACATGCCAGCACACAAACCGGTTGCCAGTTGAGTGTTCTGATTACCTGCATTGGCATCCCATTGGAAGGTATATGGCGGCACACCACCAGTGGCATTTACATTCGCATCACCATCACAAGCACCGGAACAATTCGGGTCATTGCCATTGACAGTGGTGATGATCGAGGTTGCCCCGCTGATCAGAACACTGTCTATAGCCATACAACCATTGTTGTCGGTGACAGTGACATGATAATTACCAGGGCACAGTCCAAATGCTGAATCTGTGGTTTGCCCCTGCGGATCATCCCAGCTGTACAGATATGGAGCAGCGCCACCGGAAACCATTGCCCTGGCAAAGCCATTGCAGGCGCCGGCACACAGTTCATCTCCTTTATTGGTATTAATAACAATCGGGTTTGGTTGCATGATCTGCACTGAGTCTTCGGTAAAGCAACCGTTGTTATCCGTTACTGTTACATGATACCATCCCATGCAAAGACCACCTACGGAATCAACCGTCGCAGAGCCGGCAGCGGCATCCCATTGGTAGCTGAATGGCGGCACACCACCGGTCGGGTTCACTTTTGCAAAACCGTTACAGGTGCCGTTGCAGAGCAGATCACCTTTGTTAAATGCTGTGGTGAGCAATCCTGGTTCGGCAATGCTGATCGAGTCAACCGCCATGCAACCGTTATTGTCGGTCACCGTGACATAGTACATGCCTGTGCAAAGACCGAAGGCACTATCCACTGTTTGGTTACCGGCATTGGCATCCCATTGGAAAGAGTATGGGGCTACACCGCCGGTAGGAAGCACCTTGGCATAGCCATCGCATCCACCATTACATTGAGGTCCCATCACAGCACCAAAGCTGGTGATGACCGCAGATGGCTCCATGATCTCCACGGAGTCTGCCATGTAGCAACCGTTGTTATCGGTGACGGTCACATGGTACCAACCGATGCAAAGGCCACCTACGGAATCAACCGTGGCTGAACCGGCATTGGAGTCCCACAAGAAGCTGTATGGTGGGGTACCACCGGTTGGGTTCACTTTTGCAAAACCATTGCATGAACCGGCACACAACACATCACCTTTGTTAAAGGTTGTCATGACGGCTGCAGGTTCTCCGATGAATACGCTATCTACATAAGTACAGCCATTGTTATCGGAGATAGTCACAAGATAATTTCCTGTGCACAGATTGGTTGCCGTTTGGGTGGTTTGATAACCTGCGTTGATATCCCATTGGAAAGAATAGGGAGCAACGCCGCCTGAAGGATTCGCCATCGCACTTCCATCACAGCTTCCGGCACAAGCAGCCGCGTTAACCGGAGTAAATGCATTGGTGATTACCGGTGGTTCCATGATCTCAACGGAGTCTGCCATGAAGCAACCATTGTTGTCGGTGATGGTCACATGGTACCAGCCGATGCAAAGACCACCTACGGAGTCAACAGTGGCTGATCCTGCATTGGAGTCCCATTGGAAAGTGTATGGTGCTACACCACCTGCCGGGTTCACTCTTGCAAA from Flavobacteriales bacterium encodes the following:
- a CDS encoding T9SS type A sorting domain-containing protein — protein: MKQSVPAFKLPLVLFFLLFSSMIASAATYYWVGGNGTWDGVSPTFWSNASGGAPGAGPPTAGDTAIFDVNSFTQAGDTVYLSGNVFAAKVEWNGVANFPTFSQAYGDTLLLGGSLIIDPNMALDLHGTIKFNGSSGNHIIDTHSKLLDADIRFNGTAQWELASDLETLKNIILNQGNFNTKGYYLRCFVFDGHASQSLTRSLTLDSSYVRINDTWDMSSTTGLTFDAEQSVIEINKIPGQGNFFGGDLTYNEVTFYSGQVVATGDNQFNKLEIDSGYITFPAGATQSFNDFATNNVGFQVTINSDSPGTQTNLTSLSGKRVCMDNMYLSDIAFSGASCYSSASTDGGNNAGITFASCPPALSATITDTVHVTCNGASDGWAVVYPSGGTPPYSYHWDDPSIQTTDTAVGLAGGFFNVLVTDADNDSAWASVNINEPGLLNAGPIVNNLTCVGSCDGDANINPTGGVPPYSYLWDANAGNATTVSVNSLCLGFYLYTVTDNNGCSFSDTVFINDPPSPLALGMDKGDVLCNGSCDGFGVAQPTAGTPPYSFQWDINAGYQTNDTATGLCAGHYLVTVTDNNGCIAVDSVDVGEPSALSIGFNSGDALCSGACDGFAKANPSGGVPPYSFQWDSNAGSQTVDSVGSLCSGTYFVTVTDNNGCQSSNSIIITEPSVLTNAMTPVNGAMCPGSCDGSAKANPTGGVAPYTFQWDSNAGSQTVDSVGGLCAGTYLLTITDNNGCMIVDSAMINEPTPMYPIFNKGDALCAGACDGFAKVNPTGGVPPYSFQWDANAGNQTVDSVFGLCAGWYFISVTDNNGCFVVDSVEIMEPSAVMTSFGAVMGPQCNGGCDGYAKVLPTGGVAPYSFQWDINAGYQTVDSASGLCAGMYYVTVTDNNGCTAVDSITINEPGLLNASFNKGDVLCAGACNGFAKVNPAGGVAPYTFQWDSNAGSATVDSVGGLCIGWYHVTVTDNNGCFMADSVEIMEPSAVITSFGAVMGPQCNGGCDGYAKVLPTGGVAPYSFQWDINAGYQTVDSASGLCAGMYYVTVTDNNGCTAVDSISINEPGLLNASFNKGDVLCAGACDGFARVNPAGGVAPYTFQWDSNAGSATVDSVGGLCIGWYHVTITDNNGCFMADSVEIMEPPVITNAFTPVNAAACAGSCDGSAMANPSGGVAPYSFQWDINAGYQTTQTATNLCTGNYLVTISDNNGCTYVDSVFIGEPAAVMTTFNKGDVLCAGSCNGFAKVNPTGGTPPYSFLWDSNAGSATVDSVGGLCIGWYHVTVTDNNGCYMADSVEIMEPSAVITSFGAVMGPQCNGGCDGYAKVLPTGGVAPYSFQWDANAGNQTVDSAFGLCTGMYYVTVTDNNGCMAVDSISIAEPGLLTTAFNKGDLLCNGTCNGFAKVNPTGGVPPFSYQWDAAAGSATVDSVGGLCMGWYHVTVTDNNGCFTEDSVQIMQPNPIVINTNKGDELCAGACNGFARAMVSGGAAPYLYSWDDPQGQTTDSAFGLCPGNYHVTVTDNNGCMAIDSVLISGATSIITTVNGNDPNCSGACDGDANVNATGGVPPYTFQWDANAGNQNTQLATGLCAGMYYVTVTGSNGCSVVDSITLNDPPGMVITSINKTDVLCHASCNGTATVNFSGGTAPHTILWDDLSNSTSASVNALCAGWYHVTVTDNNGCFITDSVEITEPSDIVLTPSTSNATCGGANGSGTISVTGGVSPYTFQWPANAASQTTATANNLTSGNYLVMVSDANGCMDSVVVIINETGGPSLTVGKTDASCFGACDGTATANPSGGTTPYAYQWGPLTGNQTTQTATNLCKGLYYVTVTDGSGCSSVDTVSIMEPGEITMTFSETPASCQSYCDGTLMVTPVGGATPYGFLWDDPSAQTTQTAINLCPGAHNVTVTDANGCSATMGQAVSFTGSDPILTGQVKYSGGGASGLKVKVLKYMSGGVMPAVDSTYTDGSGNYSFPNLPAGTYILHARTDTILYPRTMNTFHDSTFQWNTATQFTLSCDDSTSKDITLVEVPLQNGQGRLAGTIVKGGTNKAGVFDVITGDPIPDVDITLRSKPAGMVKGNTKTDGSGRYEFFNIEPGDYDLWVDIPGLPMDSTYEVNVSANDSDFTELDFMVDSNSIYIPDDITTGRPTIPNVVTDLKAWPNPFRSNAMLIYGLKEDARVRLELVDLVGKTVSVVEDGFRKKGEHRQVITPDEHGLIPGVYLARLTVNGNVSTIRLVLME
- the ispG gene encoding (E)-4-hydroxy-3-methylbut-2-enyl-diphosphate synthase, coding for MVGSVGIGGDHPIRVQSMTTTDTMDTAATVAQSIRMIEAGCELVRVTAPSLKEAENLKDIRRQLHAAGFDTPLVADIHFTPNAAELAARIVEKVRVNPGNYADKKKFANIEYTHEEYAAELERIRKRFAPLVSICKEYGTAMRIGTNHGSLSDRILSRYGDTPQGMVESAMEFVNICEDMGYHNIVLSMKASNTQVMVQAYRLLVSHMRVTGRNYPLHLGVTEAGDGEDGRIKSAVGIGTLLEDGLGDTIRVSLTEEPEAEIPVAQALADRYALRSSQPPLPERRDLPYNPYEHSKKTSHAIGFTGGEQVPRIIMDLSAGKDLQPADLTPLGYRYSEKLDKWRIDDQACDFLYVGDHPPSFELPGTLHLLENADTTGSHNMKVMDATETSWPAEQPFMVRVLTQDVNDDFIEKLKAHPKASIILRSTHSLIMADLRNTVIEFIRQEVTNPVFAEVYYTEDDQTWPLYAATDLGALLLDGLIEGIWIRHPECSSSLLNRTSFGILQSTRTRISKTEYISCPSCGRTLFDLQETTARIRERTSHLKGVKIGIMGCIVNGPGEMADADYGYVGTGPGVITLYKGQQVVKRNIPSEEAVDALINLIKEHGDWIEAESLALNA